One region of Quercus lobata isolate SW786 chromosome 2, ValleyOak3.0 Primary Assembly, whole genome shotgun sequence genomic DNA includes:
- the LOC115975622 gene encoding probable glutamate carboxypeptidase LAMP1 isoform X1 translates to MLKTATTIFLGLATSFTFLLISPPPPKSFYHSLYISTSLSDNTSISHHLHTLTRRPHAAGSEANAEAAAYVLSIFTSSNIKSHIASYEVSLTYPSSRCLTLIPTPPETPTTFNLRQEIYDGDPYADVADEVQPTFHAYAKSGSVSGLVVYVNYGRIVDYSTLKEMGVNVSGTIVLARYGEIYRGNIVKNAYEEGAIGALLYTDRKDYGGGGGDTRWFPDEKWMPPSGVQVGTVYNGIGDPTTPGWASTGDCERLSEEEVEKGGDVPLIPSLPISGADGETILRSVGGDVAHEDWQGSIDAPTYRVGPGPGIINLSYTGNQIIGTIQNVIGIIEGAEEPDRFVILGNHRDAWTFGAVDPNSGTAALLEVAERLGKLQKKGWKPRRTIVLCNWDAEEYGLVGSTEWVEENREMLASRAVAYLNVDCGVAGPVFHASATPQLDELLKRATQQVQDPENASQTIYDSWVDSSNSPPIGRLGDGGSDFAAFVQHVGIPAAAMFFGGGYPVYHSMYDDFVWMEKFGDPMFHRHVAVGSVWGLVALWLADEEFLPFNYLSYAKEIQKSTKDLKDEISETDISLNPLFKSIEELHKAATMMNNQRKEIIERKGWTSMWNKDHLKVRELNDRLMMAERAFTDKDGLFGRSWYKHLIYGPSKHDDYGSKTFPGIDDAIEKAKNLNTADSWRAVQHEVWRVSRAVKHASLVLNGKLT, encoded by the exons ATGTTGAAAACAGCCACCACCATCTTCCTAGGCTTAGCCACCTCTTTCACCTTCCTCCTcatttctcctcctcctccaaaaTCTTTCTACCACTCCCTCTACATATCCACTTCTCTATCCGACAACACCTCAATATCACATCATTTACACACCCTCACTCGCCGGCCCCACGCTGCTGGTTCTGAGGCAAACGCAGAGGCTGCAGCCTATGTTTTATCCATCTTCACCTCCAGCAATATCAAATCTCACATAGCATCCTATGAGGTTTCTCTAACCTACCCTTCTTCCCGTTGCTTAACACTAATACCAACACCTCCAGAGACACCCACAACCTTCAATCTTCGTCAAGAAATTTATGATGGTGATCCATATGCAGATGTAGCAGATGAAGTTCAGCCTACTTTCCATGCATATGCAAAGTCAGGCAGTGTCTCCGGACTTGTGGTTTATGTGAACTATGGACGCATAGTAGACTACTCGACACTGAAAGAAATGGGTGTGAATGTATCAGGTACAATTGTTTTGGCAAGGTATGGAGAAATATACAGAG GAAACATAGTCAAGAATGCGTACGAAGAAGGTGCTATTGGGGCATTGTTGTATACAGATAGGAAAGACTATGGTGGTGGAGGAGGGGATACAAGGTGGTTCCCAGATGAGAAGTGGATGCCACCAAGTGGGGTTCAGGTGGGAACAGTTTATAATGGGATCGGCGACCCTACTACACCTGGATGGGCAAGCACTGGAGACTGTGAAAGGTTATCTGAAGAGGAAGTAGAGAAAGGAGGGGATGTTCCACTTATACCTTCCTTGCCAATATCTGGGGCAGATGGTGAAACAATCTTGAGATCGGTTGGTGGAGATGTTGCCCATGAGGATTGGCAAGGAAGCATAGATGCACCTACTTACAGGGTTGGACCAGGGCCAGGGATTATCAATCTCAGTTACACT GGAAATCAAATCATAGGGACTATTCAGAATGTCATTGGTATAATTGAAGGAGCGGAAGAGCCTGATCG ATTTGTCATTCTGGGTAATCATCGGGATGCGTGGACATTTGGAGCTGTTGATCCCAATAGTGGCACCGCAGCATTGCTAGAG GTTGCAGAAAGACTGGGTAAGCTGCAAAAAAAAGGATGGAAACCTCGAAGAACAATTGTCTTATGCAATTGGGACGCTGAAGAATATGGCCTg GTAGGATCCACTGAATGGGTAGAAGAAAACAGAGAAATGCTAGCTTCAAGGGCTGTTGCTTATTTGAATGTTGACTGTGGAGTAGCTGGACCAGTATTCCATGCCTCTGCGACGCCCCAGCTTGATGAACTGCTCAAACGAGCAACTCAACAG GTTCAAGACCCAGAGAACGCATCACAAACTATTTATGATTCATGGGTTGATTCCAGCAATTCTCCCCCG ATTGGAAGGCTAGGAGATGGAGGATCAGATTTCGCAGCTTTTGTGCAACATGTAGGAATTCCAGCAGCTGCAATGTTTTTTGGAGGAG GATACCCTGTATACCACTCGATGTACGATGACTTTGTCTGGATGGAAAAATTTGGGGATCCAATGTTTCATAGACATGTAGCAG tGGGAAGTGTTTGGGGTTTAGTAGCTCTTTGGTTAGCAGATGAGGAGTTTTTGCCTTTCAACTATCTCTCCTATGCAAAGGAGATCCAG AAAAGCACAAAGGACTTGAAAGATGAGATCTCAGAAACAGACATAAGCCTAAATCCTCTGTTCAAGTCCATAGAGGAGCTCCATAAAGCTGCCACCATGATGAACAACCAGAGAAAG GaaataatagaaagaaaaggTTGGACATCAATGTGGAATAAAGATCATTTGAAGGTGAGAGAGTTGAATGATAGACTAATGATGGCAGAGCGCGCATTTACAGACAAAGATGGACTCTTTGGAAGGTCCTGGTATAAGCATTTG ATTTATGGGCCCTCAAAGCACGATGACTATGGATCTAAAACCTTCCCTGGGATAGATGATGCAATAGAGAAGGCAAAGAACCTGAATACTGCAGATTCATGGCGTGCAGTACAACATGAAGTTTGGCGAGTCTCTCGAGCTGTTAAACATGCTTCACTAGTCCTCAATGGTAAACTAACATGA
- the LOC115975622 gene encoding probable glutamate carboxypeptidase LAMP1 isoform X2, whose translation MLKTATTIFLGLATSFTFLLISPPPPKSFYHSLYISTSLSDNTSISHHLHTLTRRPHAAGSEANAEAAAYVLSIFTSSNIKSHIASYEVSLTYPSSRCLTLIPTPPETPTTFNLRQEIYDGDPYADVADEVQPTFHAYAKSGSVSGLVVYVNYGRIVDYSTLKEMGVNVSGTIVLARYGEIYRGNIVKNAYEEGAIGALLYTDRKDYGGGGGDTRWFPDEKWMPPSGVQVGTVYNGIGDPTTPGWASTGDCERLSEEEVEKGGDVPLIPSLPISGADGETILRSVGGDVAHEDWQGSIDAPTYRVGPGPGIINLSYTGNQIIGTIQNVIGIIEGAEEPDRFVILGNHRDAWTFGAVDPNSGTAALLEVAERLGKLQKKGWKPRRTIVLCNWDAEEYGLVGSTEWVEENREMLASRAVAYLNVDCGVAGPVFHASATPQLDELLKRATQQVQDPENASQTIYDSWVDSSNSPPIGRLGDGGSDFAAFVQHVGIPAAAMFFGGGYPVYHSMYDDFVWMEKFGDPMFHRHVAVGSVWGLVALWLADEEFLPFNYLSYAKEIQKSTKDLKDEISETDISLNPLFKSIEELHKAATMMNNQRKKEKVGHQCGIKII comes from the exons ATGTTGAAAACAGCCACCACCATCTTCCTAGGCTTAGCCACCTCTTTCACCTTCCTCCTcatttctcctcctcctccaaaaTCTTTCTACCACTCCCTCTACATATCCACTTCTCTATCCGACAACACCTCAATATCACATCATTTACACACCCTCACTCGCCGGCCCCACGCTGCTGGTTCTGAGGCAAACGCAGAGGCTGCAGCCTATGTTTTATCCATCTTCACCTCCAGCAATATCAAATCTCACATAGCATCCTATGAGGTTTCTCTAACCTACCCTTCTTCCCGTTGCTTAACACTAATACCAACACCTCCAGAGACACCCACAACCTTCAATCTTCGTCAAGAAATTTATGATGGTGATCCATATGCAGATGTAGCAGATGAAGTTCAGCCTACTTTCCATGCATATGCAAAGTCAGGCAGTGTCTCCGGACTTGTGGTTTATGTGAACTATGGACGCATAGTAGACTACTCGACACTGAAAGAAATGGGTGTGAATGTATCAGGTACAATTGTTTTGGCAAGGTATGGAGAAATATACAGAG GAAACATAGTCAAGAATGCGTACGAAGAAGGTGCTATTGGGGCATTGTTGTATACAGATAGGAAAGACTATGGTGGTGGAGGAGGGGATACAAGGTGGTTCCCAGATGAGAAGTGGATGCCACCAAGTGGGGTTCAGGTGGGAACAGTTTATAATGGGATCGGCGACCCTACTACACCTGGATGGGCAAGCACTGGAGACTGTGAAAGGTTATCTGAAGAGGAAGTAGAGAAAGGAGGGGATGTTCCACTTATACCTTCCTTGCCAATATCTGGGGCAGATGGTGAAACAATCTTGAGATCGGTTGGTGGAGATGTTGCCCATGAGGATTGGCAAGGAAGCATAGATGCACCTACTTACAGGGTTGGACCAGGGCCAGGGATTATCAATCTCAGTTACACT GGAAATCAAATCATAGGGACTATTCAGAATGTCATTGGTATAATTGAAGGAGCGGAAGAGCCTGATCG ATTTGTCATTCTGGGTAATCATCGGGATGCGTGGACATTTGGAGCTGTTGATCCCAATAGTGGCACCGCAGCATTGCTAGAG GTTGCAGAAAGACTGGGTAAGCTGCAAAAAAAAGGATGGAAACCTCGAAGAACAATTGTCTTATGCAATTGGGACGCTGAAGAATATGGCCTg GTAGGATCCACTGAATGGGTAGAAGAAAACAGAGAAATGCTAGCTTCAAGGGCTGTTGCTTATTTGAATGTTGACTGTGGAGTAGCTGGACCAGTATTCCATGCCTCTGCGACGCCCCAGCTTGATGAACTGCTCAAACGAGCAACTCAACAG GTTCAAGACCCAGAGAACGCATCACAAACTATTTATGATTCATGGGTTGATTCCAGCAATTCTCCCCCG ATTGGAAGGCTAGGAGATGGAGGATCAGATTTCGCAGCTTTTGTGCAACATGTAGGAATTCCAGCAGCTGCAATGTTTTTTGGAGGAG GATACCCTGTATACCACTCGATGTACGATGACTTTGTCTGGATGGAAAAATTTGGGGATCCAATGTTTCATAGACATGTAGCAG tGGGAAGTGTTTGGGGTTTAGTAGCTCTTTGGTTAGCAGATGAGGAGTTTTTGCCTTTCAACTATCTCTCCTATGCAAAGGAGATCCAG AAAAGCACAAAGGACTTGAAAGATGAGATCTCAGAAACAGACATAAGCCTAAATCCTCTGTTCAAGTCCATAGAGGAGCTCCATAAAGCTGCCACCATGATGAACAACCAGAGAAAG aaagaaaaggTTGGACATCAATGTGGAATAAAGATCATTTGA